The sequence below is a genomic window from Ignavibacteria bacterium.
ATTAAAAGCAGAAAGAGAGAAAGCCTTAAAAGAGATTTCCTGTTATATTAATATTAAAGTACGTAAAGAAAAATATAAAGCTTACCAATCGCAATATTTTAGTAAATTCGACAAACTTTTAGATAATTCAAGTTATGGACCCAAATGGTTAAAAGAAGATCCTGTTGGACAAATAGTTAAAGATGCACTCCACTATTATGATGTTAATACTTACAACTTGATTTGCTATACAATTATGCCAAATCATGTCCACCAGGTCTTCACCCCCATTGTAGGTCGAATCTCCGATTCGACAAATGACGGAAAAGCAGAATCTCGAAACGGGGTAGATGTAGATCGAATCTCTGATTCGACAATACCAGAAGTTGAAGAAGTTGATTTCCAAATAGAGTTTCGGATTATATAGTGACTAAAATATTACAGGATTTGAAAAAGTACACTGCAGGTAAATGCAATAAAGCTCTCAATCGTTCAGGCCTATTCTGGCAACACGAGAGTTATGATCACGTTGTGAGAGACCAAAATGAATTAAGAAGGATTATAAAATATGTACTCAACAATCCTGTAAAAGCCGGCTTATGTGAAAAATGGGAGGATTGGAAATGGAGTTATTGCAATTTTGAATTATTAGTATAATACAGTAGGTCGAATCTCCGATTCGACGTCTAAAAGAAACGAAAAACATCGAAACGGGGATTCGATTTACAAATTTGTAGGTCGAATCTCCGATTCGACAATAAAAGTAAATATGAATCTCGAAACGGAGTTTCGACTTACATAGCCTGTGCTTCCAGCCATCGTTCAGCGTCAATTGCCGCCATACAGCCCATTCCTGCCGCAGTTACTGCTTGACGGTACGTTTTATCTGCAACATCACCAGCCGCAAAGATGCCATCAATATTTGTATATGTTGAGCCGGTTTTGACTTTTAAATAACCCGATTCCTCCATATCTAGAATACCTTTGAAAATTTCTGTATTTGGTTTATGTCCGATTGCCATAAAAATTCCATCGATTTTCATTTCAGTAATATTGTTAGTTTTCACGTTTCGTAATCTGACACCTGTAACCATTTTTCTTCCATTCTCATTCCCGCCTGCCCCTTCAGCCCAACTTTGGCGGGCAGGTTTTCCAAGAATCTCTTCGACAACTTCGTTTAATCGAAATTCAATCTTTGGATTTTTCTTTGCACGATCCAACATAATTTGAGATGCACGGAATCCCTCACGTCGATGTACGATTGTTACTTTCGATGCAAATTTTGTGAGATAATTCGCTTCTTCCATTGCCGAATCCCCGCCGCCAACGACAATTACTTCTTGTTCTTTAAAAAAGAATCCATCACACGTTGCACATGCCGAAACTCCAAATCCCATATATTCCTGTTCCGATGGAATTCCCAAAAGTTTCGCTGAGGCACCGGTTGCAACGATTACTGCATCGGCAGTATAAGTTTCTTTTCCTGAAATTAGTTTGAAAGGTCTGCTGCTGAGATCAACTTTATCGATGTACTTGTATTCAAACTCAGCCCCGAAACGCTTTGCTTGCTTTCGCATTACATCCATTAATTCCGGTCCCATAATGCCATGCTCGAAGCCAGGATAGTTTTCGACTTCGGTCGTTATGGTTAGTTGACCACCAGGTTGATTTCCTTCAAATACGAAAGGATTCAAATTTGCACGTGCTGCATATATTGCTGCGGTAAATCCAGCAGGGCCTGATCCAATGATTATAACTTTTTTATGATTATCTGACATAAACACTCCATATTTTTATTTACAATTCAATTCAGTATAATTTCATCAATATCACCAGTGCAATAGGAACACAGATTATTATGATGATTATGATTCATTATGATTTTAGAAATTTAAAATTTCGTTTTAAAGCTTTTAGTCCTGCTCGCCTAATCGGACTATGCTTAAATTTTGTTTTAAAACTCGATTCATCAAGTTCATCAAAAGATAATTCTTTAATGGTATTAGATGCAAATTCTGTTTCACAGGTTTCAGTCTGAAGTTTAATATTCCACGGACAAACATCTTGACAAATATCACAACCGAAAATAAAGTTTTCAAACTTTCCTGCAAGTTCTACGGGAATAACTTTTTGGTTCTCAATGGTTTGATAAGAAATGCATCTATTTGAATCGAGGACATACGGTTTAATGATTGCTTCAGTCGGACAGTGTAACATGCAAAGATCACACTCCCCACAGAGGTCAAGAATAGGAGAATCATGATTTAATTCAATTGAAGTCAGAACCGTCCCAATGAAAAACCAAGAGCCAATCGAAGTGCTGATCACGTTGGTGTGTTTTCCCATCCAACCGAGTCCGCTTCTCACAGCCCAGACTTTATCCATCGTTGGTCCGTAGTCTACGTAAAATTTATTTTTAGATCGTGCATCAATCTCAAATAGTATTTTATTGACTGATTTAAATTTTTTCTCAAAAACTTTATGATAATCTTTTCCCCAAGCGTAACGGGAAACTTTACCATAGTTTTTCAACTTACTAGGTTCACCGACTTGATAATAATTTAATCCCAGAGAAATAATTGATTCAGCTTCAGGCAGCACCTTTTTTGGATTGATCCTACCCTCAAATCTTTTTTCTATCCATTTCATTTCAGCATCAAATTTATTGTCAAGCCAAGTACGGAGATTTGACGCCTCAAAAGTTAGTGCTGCAGCTTTAGTGAATCCAACTAAATCAAAACCGAGACCAAACAGCTTTTGCCGGAGTTCACTGGTGCGTATACTTTTTTCGTCTGACATGTTACCACAATCGTTTTGGAATCTTTATAAAAACTTCATTCCCGCTCATTTTAACTTCATACGATTTTATGCTGCTCATATTGCAGGTTGATTCTCCAGTTGCAAGATCAAATGTCCAGCCGTGGATTGGACATGCAACCGAGCCATCCTTTATTTCACCTTCAAATATTTTTCCGACATGATTATGAGGACAAATATTACTCAGAACATACACCTTTGAATCAACTCGGAACACAGCAAATTCATTATCCTCAATAACTATTCTCACTCCTCGATTTTGAGGAAGACTTTCCAGGGAACAGAGTTTTTTGAATTCATCAGCTGGCATTAGAAGATTTCATATTCTCTATTTAATTTTTGTCGAGAGATAAAAAATTTAATCATTGATGAGATTTTTTTCTTTAATCGCGAATCCTTTTTCAGTTGAAGTGATCGTAACAGAATTCACAAATGGATCATGCTCAAAAAACAGAATCCAATTTTCTTCATAAGCTTGCGGAAGAATTTTTTTCTTTTCTTCAATAGTTGTTACGGGATAAAGATCATATCCCATCACATATGGGAACGGAATATGACTCGCAGTCGGGATCATATCCCCAGAATAAAAAATCGTTCTTTCTTCCGAAGTGAGTTTTACATGCTGCTGTTTTGGGGTATGGCCGTTAGACGCTAAAATCTCCACGCCTTCAAATAGTTTGAATTCACCTTCTGTCAGGATAAGTTGATCATGATCTTTTAACGGTAAAAAATCATCGATTAAAAAACTCGCACGGTCTTTATCTGAAGCATTCATTGC
It includes:
- a CDS encoding thioredoxin-disulfide reductase, whose translation is MSDNHKKVIIIGSGPAGFTAAIYAARANLNPFVFEGNQPGGQLTITTEVENYPGFEHGIMGPELMDVMRKQAKRFGAEFEYKYIDKVDLSSRPFKLISGKETYTADAVIVATGASAKLLGIPSEQEYMGFGVSACATCDGFFFKEQEVIVVGGGDSAMEEANYLTKFASKVTIVHRREGFRASQIMLDRAKKNPKIEFRLNEVVEEILGKPARQSWAEGAGGNENGRKMVTGVRLRNVKTNNITEMKIDGIFMAIGHKPNTEIFKGILDMEESGYLKVKTGSTYTNIDGIFAAGDVADKTYRQAVTAAGMGCMAAIDAERWLEAQAM
- the queG gene encoding tRNA epoxyqueuosine(34) reductase QueG, which codes for MSDEKSIRTSELRQKLFGLGFDLVGFTKAAALTFEASNLRTWLDNKFDAEMKWIEKRFEGRINPKKVLPEAESIISLGLNYYQVGEPSKLKNYGKVSRYAWGKDYHKVFEKKFKSVNKILFEIDARSKNKFYVDYGPTMDKVWAVRSGLGWMGKHTNVISTSIGSWFFIGTVLTSIELNHDSPILDLCGECDLCMLHCPTEAIIKPYVLDSNRCISYQTIENQKVIPVELAGKFENFIFGCDICQDVCPWNIKLQTETCETEFASNTIKELSFDELDESSFKTKFKHSPIRRAGLKALKRNFKFLKS
- a CDS encoding Rieske 2Fe-2S domain-containing protein — encoded protein: MPADEFKKLCSLESLPQNRGVRIVIEDNEFAVFRVDSKVYVLSNICPHNHVGKIFEGEIKDGSVACPIHGWTFDLATGESTCNMSSIKSYEVKMSGNEVFIKIPKRLW